The bacterium genome contains the following window.
CAATATGGTCTTTTCCTTCCAATACTTTTTCAAACCCTCTTTCTTTTCCTCCTTTTTCTCTTCTTCTTTCTTCTTTCTGATATTGACTACCCTCACTTCACCATTTAATACTACGATTTTTTCCTTTAGGTCAACCTCCAAAGAGAGAGCGGTTATCTCGTTCTCCTCATCTGTAAACTTGAGATTTCCCTTAGCGGTGGCCTTCTCCGTTTCCTCATTATAGACTATCTCGTCCGCCTCTACTTTAGCCTTTTCTTTAGCATCTATCAGCTCTCCCTTAGTGAAAACATAAGTCTTAGTTTTATAATCATATTTTGCCTTCGTGAAGTGAAACTCTATCTCCCTCTCTTCCTCATCTTTATCTTCAGGAGGAGTAGCTCCCAAGAGAACAATGATAAAGAGCAAGCCAAATAGGACGAGGAGGAACTTCTTCATAGCTTCTCCGCCGTCTTCACTTTGAGCACGCCATTGTCCACAAGGAGAAGGGAATTCTTGAGGTCCAGCTCAATATATTCCCCAATCAGGGAGGCTTTTTTAGCGTAAAATTTTGCTCCCCTCTCACAAACCAACCTTTGTTTATCCCCTTCCCATAAAAGAACGGGGGCATAGACGTTTAGTTCTTTGCTCCAAATATGCACATCCTCCAACTGAAGGTTCTTCATTATGTTATCGTAAACAGCCTTCTTCGCCTCAAACCAAAGCTTCCCTCTTTCCCATTCGTGGAAAACCCCGTTCTTAATTCCCCAAAGATAGGTGAAGCGTTCGTCAGAGCTCTTCTCCGTTTTCTCTGCGTCCAATTCCCACTGCAAATTCCCATTGTAGCGTCCCACAATGTGGGCTTTCTTGACGAGAAGACGAAAGTTAATGTTTTTCTCTTTTATTTTTTCTTTCTCCTCTTTCCTAACGAAGAAGTAACTTCCCACGGCTAACATAAGGATAACGAGGATAATAAATGGGCTTGCTTTCCTCACATAAAAAATTATAATACAAGGAAATAAAAAATCAATTCAAAGGAGGAGAAGCAAAATGGGATTAGTTGACTTGCGTGAACAAGCAAGGAGAAGAACGCCGGAAGAGCTTTTGGAACACCTTAAAAGCTTCCATCTCGATTTGAAGTTCTCTGCCGGAGTTTGGTTCTTCTCTCCCTCCGGTGGTAGATTCCACGATAGATACACGCCCCCTATGTCTATGGAGGAAATATTTGAGAAAGCACAGGGCTTGATGAAGTATGGATTGAAGGGTTTGGAAGCTCATTATCCAAACGAGATTGGCGAGGATAACCTTGACCTTTGGAAGAAATTTCTCAAGGATAGCGGTATGAAGTTGGTGGGTATAGCGGCGAACATCTTTTATGAGAGCAGGTTTAAATTCGGCGCTCTTTCCTCGCCTCTTCCCGAGGTTAGGCGAGTTGCCATTGAGAGAGTGAAGGAGACTTTAAGGCTTGTGAAGGAGTTGGATTGCGATTTCGCGATAATCTGGCCGGGAATAGATGGCTATGAGAACAATTTCGGAATAGATTTTCAAGCTATGCGGGCGAGATTTGCTGAGGGAATAGCAGAAGCTATGGACGCTGTTCCCGGCGTGAGGATTGCCTTTGAACCAAAGCCTTACGAGCCAAGGGGAAGGATAATTTACGGCACTACAAGCGAGGGAATCCTCTTGGCTTTAAGAGTGGAAAGCCTTCTGAAATCCTCTCCAAATAGAGAACTCCTTGAAGAGGGACACTCGCTTGTTACTTTGAATCCCGAAATGGGTCATATCTTGATGGGCTATGAGGACCCTCCCTACGCTTACAGCCTGGTAATGGAATACGGGAAGCTCGCTCATACCCATTGGAATAGCCAGCCTTTGGGCAACTATGACCAAGACCTAAATGTTGGCGTCATCTCACCCGAGCTCGCGGAGGCTACACTTTATGTAATGAAGATGCACGGATACAGAGGATACTTCGGCATAGATATAAATCCTGAGCGAATGCCGGTCGAGAGGGCGATTATAAATTGCATAGACGCGATAAAGGCTATGAACGACCGGATAGAGGCTTTAGACCACGAAA
Protein-coding sequences here:
- the lptC gene encoding LPS export ABC transporter periplasmic protein LptC, which gives rise to MKKFLLVLFGLLFIIVLLGATPPEDKDEEEREIEFHFTKAKYDYKTKTYVFTKGELIDAKEKAKVEADEIVYNEETEKATAKGNLKFTDEENEITALSLEVDLKEKIVVLNGEVRVVNIRKKKEEEKKEEKKEGLKKYWKEKTILKCEKITYNYKDKIAYLEDKVVVTQEDKELVAQKVTWLGKEDKIILEGDVKFKDEKGQTMNCSKMVIYTKEDNEWIEIEGPLSGIFKVKEKKESSSQD
- a CDS encoding TIM barrel protein, producing the protein MGLVDLREQARRRTPEELLEHLKSFHLDLKFSAGVWFFSPSGGRFHDRYTPPMSMEEIFEKAQGLMKYGLKGLEAHYPNEIGEDNLDLWKKFLKDSGMKLVGIAANIFYESRFKFGALSSPLPEVRRVAIERVKETLRLVKELDCDFAIIWPGIDGYENNFGIDFQAMRARFAEGIAEAMDAVPGVRIAFEPKPYEPRGRIIYGTTSEGILLALRVESLLKSSPNRELLEEGHSLVTLNPEMGHILMGYEDPPYAYSLVMEYGKLAHTHWNSQPLGNYDQDLNVGVISPELAEATLYVMKMHGYRGYFGIDINPERMPVERAIINCIDAIKAMNDRIEALDHEKIIYYTLHPDKAEGLLEALLIRARAPYPEKLSPLD